Proteins encoded in a region of the candidate division KSB1 bacterium genome:
- the mltG gene encoding endolytic transglycosylase MltG: MALKAAARAFAAIVLSAGAAFVYLTAWPPHCKNSEQAVITIRWGTSLRSAAEQLEDEGVIRSAEQFLLTAKLLGKSRSLRVGRFMLPKGCSNYAVLRALLYGPQQLIELTLPEGYDSRRYAGMIARSLDLDSARIMQLVHDPAFIAQLGVNSPSLEGFLYPETYHLTYGLKEEQVLSILVDQFKKRIDEALRKEAEASPLGFYGCLILASIIEGEAMVEEEMPIISSVYHNRLRRGMRLQADPTIQYLLPDGPRRLLLKDLAVPSPYNTYLHAGLPPTPINNPSRKAFEAALRPADTDYLFFVAVGDGRHTFSKTYSGHLSAKRAFDKVRRQVEREKRKKGS, translated from the coding sequence ATGGCTCTTAAAGCAGCAGCAAGGGCGTTTGCGGCAATTGTTTTGTCGGCGGGCGCCGCTTTCGTTTATTTAACGGCGTGGCCGCCGCATTGTAAAAACTCGGAGCAGGCGGTCATCACCATTCGCTGGGGCACTTCGCTTCGCTCGGCCGCTGAGCAACTGGAAGATGAAGGCGTTATCCGCAGCGCCGAACAATTTCTCTTGACGGCTAAACTGCTGGGCAAAAGCCGCAGCCTGCGGGTGGGAAGATTCATGCTTCCAAAAGGGTGCTCAAACTATGCGGTTTTGCGGGCACTGCTTTACGGACCGCAGCAATTGATCGAATTGACGCTGCCGGAAGGCTATGACAGCCGACGCTATGCCGGCATGATCGCCCGCAGTCTGGATCTCGACTCGGCGCGCATCATGCAGTTGGTTCATGATCCGGCATTTATCGCGCAACTGGGCGTGAATTCGCCGTCTTTGGAAGGCTTTCTTTATCCCGAAACCTATCACTTGACCTACGGTCTCAAGGAGGAGCAGGTTCTGTCGATTTTGGTCGATCAGTTCAAGAAGCGCATCGACGAAGCGCTGCGCAAGGAGGCCGAGGCTTCGCCGTTGGGATTTTACGGCTGCCTCATTCTTGCCTCGATCATCGAAGGCGAGGCTATGGTCGAGGAAGAAATGCCGATCATTTCCTCCGTCTACCACAACCGCTTGCGGCGCGGCATGCGGCTGCAGGCTGATCCGACGATTCAGTATCTTCTGCCCGACGGCCCGCGGCGTCTCTTGCTGAAAGATTTGGCCGTACCTTCACCCTATAACACCTATCTGCACGCCGGCTTGCCGCCGACGCCGATCAACAATCCGAGCCGCAAAGCCTTCGAAGCCGCCCTGCGGCCTGCCGATACCGATTATCTCTTTTTCGTCGCCGTCGGCGACGGACGTCATACCTTCAGCAAAACTTACAGCGGGCATTTGTCCGCCAAACGGGCATTCGACAAAGTTCGCCGCCAAGTGGAACGTGAGAAACGAAAGAAAGGATCATGA
- a CDS encoding CPBP family intramembrane metalloprotease — MSRHGRRRGSYWRASRTPFYGIVMTLPLLLLYEGLLIYLTFRQGEAFRNAADIWIKTAIERLGIHGQITFSILLLLLLIWAFVSMVRQNLDLNWQILLPAAAESCFYALALAFLVSRFTNWALLHLMIGGERATDLVLALGAGVYEELFFRAFGYGILSAVILRVIGRKPKRSRRPVVPLKRLEFEVRLFIALITSLLFSWLHNPSGFSLTAYQPLYRFVMGLFFCILYEFRGLGITVWTHSWYDVFVILFGNSN; from the coding sequence TTGAGTCGTCACGGCAGACGAAGGGGCAGCTATTGGCGGGCCTCGCGCACCCCTTTTTACGGCATCGTCATGACGCTACCGCTTTTGCTGCTCTATGAGGGGCTGTTGATCTATTTGACCTTTCGTCAAGGCGAAGCGTTCCGCAACGCGGCGGATATTTGGATCAAAACAGCCATCGAACGGCTCGGAATTCACGGGCAGATTACCTTTTCCATCCTTCTCCTGCTGCTTTTGATCTGGGCCTTTGTGTCGATGGTCAGACAAAATCTTGACCTGAATTGGCAGATTCTCCTGCCGGCGGCGGCGGAGAGCTGCTTCTACGCTCTGGCTTTGGCATTTTTAGTCTCACGCTTTACAAATTGGGCACTGCTGCATTTGATGATCGGCGGCGAGCGGGCAACCGATTTGGTGCTTGCTCTCGGCGCCGGTGTTTATGAAGAGCTGTTCTTTCGGGCATTCGGATACGGCATCCTCAGCGCCGTGATCCTGAGAGTCATTGGGCGGAAACCCAAGCGTTCGCGACGTCCGGTTGTGCCGCTGAAAAGGCTCGAATTCGAAGTCAGGCTCTTTATCGCCCTCATCACATCTTTACTTTTTTCCTGGCTGCACAATCCAAGCGGCTTTTCATTGACTGCCTACCAGCCTCTCTATCGCTTTGTGATGGGATTATTTTTTTGTATCTTGTACGAGTTTCGCGGTTTGGGCATTACCGTTTGGACGCACAGCTGGTACGACGTGTTTGTTATTCTGTTCGGAAATTCTAACTAA
- a CDS encoding UvrD-helicase domain-containing protein, with product MTKPKTPEWLLNDLNDEQRRAVLHLDGPVLILAGAGSGKTRVLTYRIAHLLASGKARPAQVMAMTFTNKAAGEMRERVHRLIPESIGEMWVGTFHSLFARLLRREADKIGYAHNFSIYDTEDQAALIKTVMEELNISTQHYAPKMIHYLISRAKNGMVMPEEYAASAQNPVEEAAAKVYAEYNRRLRRLNAMDFDDLLIKPLELFRLYPLIKEYYQDRFRYLLVDEYQDTNRAQYWVLRELADKYRNICVVGDDDQSIYRWRGAELRNILGFEQDYPECAKFRLEQNYRSTPPILGLAHSVVSRNTQRHEKRLWTVKQGGEPVSLITVYDGYEEARLIVDKITAEFRKGRLKFGDFAVLYRINAQSRQLEEVLRGEAIPYVIVGGIKFYERKEVKDVLAYLRAIVNPADTVSIKRIINTPARGIGEATIAKIDAFARQAGITFHDALAQAQRIPEIQPRTAEKLTDFYDLLSRYRQLIDQVPPGELASSLVEELRILHLFKEEGTIEAAARAENVRELLAAIHEFTVKNPGMGLEDYMQQVSLITDIDTWNDRADAVTLMTLHAAKGLEFPVVFITGLEEGLFPLSRSLNDPYDLEEERRLFYVGATRAKEKLYLLWAKNRRRYGEGEMQSYKSRFLKELDPQYVVEELSPTLQRAARSTRTLVYPENRMPRYEEESQEPLAIAPGTRVRHNTFGIGTVREVQASSGGAKLLVYFEQHGPKRLVLPFAKLEIL from the coding sequence ATGACCAAACCCAAGACTCCAGAATGGCTGCTGAACGATCTGAACGACGAACAGCGGCGCGCCGTGCTGCATCTGGACGGGCCGGTGTTGATTTTAGCCGGTGCAGGCAGCGGCAAAACGCGCGTTCTCACCTACCGCATCGCCCATTTGCTGGCATCAGGCAAAGCGCGGCCTGCGCAAGTGATGGCGATGACCTTTACCAACAAAGCCGCCGGAGAAATGCGCGAGCGGGTGCATCGCCTAATCCCCGAGTCGATCGGCGAGATGTGGGTGGGCACCTTTCATTCGCTCTTTGCCCGCCTGCTTCGCCGCGAGGCCGACAAGATCGGCTATGCACACAATTTTTCCATCTACGACACCGAAGATCAAGCGGCGCTGATCAAAACGGTGATGGAAGAGCTGAACATCTCGACGCAGCACTATGCGCCGAAGATGATTCATTACCTGATCAGTCGCGCTAAAAACGGCATGGTTATGCCGGAAGAGTATGCCGCATCGGCGCAAAACCCCGTCGAAGAAGCGGCCGCCAAGGTCTATGCGGAATACAACCGCCGGTTGCGCCGCCTCAATGCCATGGATTTCGACGATCTGCTCATCAAGCCGCTCGAGCTCTTTCGTCTTTATCCGTTGATCAAAGAGTACTACCAGGATCGCTTTCGCTATTTGCTGGTGGATGAATATCAGGACACCAATCGGGCGCAGTATTGGGTGCTGCGCGAGTTGGCCGACAAATACCGCAACATTTGCGTGGTCGGTGACGACGATCAATCCATCTATCGCTGGCGCGGCGCCGAGCTGCGCAACATTTTGGGATTCGAGCAGGACTATCCCGAGTGCGCCAAATTTCGCTTGGAGCAAAACTACCGCTCCACGCCGCCCATTCTGGGACTGGCGCATTCCGTCGTTTCACGCAATACACAGCGGCATGAAAAAAGGTTGTGGACTGTGAAACAGGGCGGCGAGCCGGTCAGCCTCATCACGGTTTATGACGGTTATGAAGAGGCGAGGCTCATCGTCGACAAAATTACCGCAGAATTTCGCAAGGGCAGGCTGAAATTCGGCGACTTTGCCGTTCTCTACCGCATCAACGCCCAGTCGCGGCAATTGGAAGAAGTTTTGCGCGGTGAAGCCATTCCTTACGTCATCGTCGGCGGCATTAAATTCTACGAACGCAAAGAAGTCAAAGACGTCCTCGCCTATCTGCGGGCGATCGTTAATCCGGCCGACACGGTCAGCATCAAACGCATCATCAACACGCCGGCACGGGGTATCGGCGAGGCCACGATCGCCAAGATCGACGCCTTCGCCCGGCAGGCCGGCATCACCTTTCACGATGCTTTGGCGCAGGCGCAGCGTATTCCCGAGATTCAGCCGCGCACGGCGGAAAAGCTGACTGACTTTTACGATCTGCTCAGCCGCTATCGACAGCTGATCGACCAGGTGCCTCCCGGCGAACTGGCCTCTTCATTGGTCGAGGAGCTGCGCATTCTTCACCTGTTCAAGGAAGAAGGCACGATCGAGGCTGCAGCGCGGGCTGAAAACGTGCGCGAACTTCTTGCCGCCATCCACGAATTTACCGTCAAAAATCCAGGCATGGGATTGGAAGACTATATGCAGCAGGTGTCGCTGATTACCGACATCGATACGTGGAACGACCGAGCCGATGCCGTTACGTTGATGACGCTGCACGCCGCCAAAGGCCTCGAATTTCCGGTGGTTTTCATTACGGGACTGGAAGAGGGTCTTTTCCCCCTTTCGCGCAGCTTGAACGATCCTTATGATTTGGAGGAGGAACGGCGGTTGTTCTATGTCGGCGCAACTCGCGCAAAAGAAAAGCTTTACCTTTTATGGGCCAAGAATCGTCGACGTTACGGCGAGGGGGAGATGCAGAGCTACAAATCCCGCTTTCTCAAAGAGCTCGATCCGCAATATGTCGTCGAAGAGCTGAGCCCGACTCTTCAGCGGGCGGCTCGTTCCACACGTACCCTTGTCTATCCCGAAAACCGCATGCCGAGGTATGAAGAAGAGTCGCAGGAGCCTTTGGCTATTGCTCCGGGTACTCGCGTCCGCCACAACACGTTCGGTATCGGTACAGTCCGCGAAGTGCAGGCTTCGTCGGGCGGAGCGAAATTGCTCGTCTATTTCGAGCAGCACGGTCCTAAACGGCTGGTTCTGCCCTTTGCAAAATTGGAGATCCTATAG